In uncultured Methanobrevibacter sp., the genomic stretch TTTCTTATTTCCTCGAGCATCAAGTCTGATCCATTTATCTAAATCTTTTAGATACACAGTGTTTAAAGCATGAATCATATAACCTTCACTTGCATCATCCGCTCTTGTAAGCAACTGATAACTGATGCCTGATGGAATCTGATTTGCTCTTAGAAGTGCTGCAAGAAGACAAGATTTTGTCCAGCAGATTCCAGTTTTATTTTCAAGCACCTCACTGGCAGTTCTTGAAACCACATCTGTTTTAATGTCCCATGAATGAGAAATTTCATCCCTAACAAAGATGTAACATCGTTTTATATAATCCAGATTATCTTCAGATTGATTCATCAATTCCCGAACCTTATCCTGAAAAAGAGGATTCATGTAATCAATGCTTGGCGTTTCCATCAAATATTCTTCCATGCACTTCTCACCCATATTATAATAGATTAAAAGTAAAATTAAATAAAAATATTGTTTTATTAATTTAAAAAACTTTGTAAAATGAATTTTGCCCGCATACTATACAAAATATAATGTACTTTTAGTTCTTACACCAATATTATTGCATCATACATATTAAAAGTTATTATATGAAAAGTAATTAAAAAAATTAAAAATAAAGAAAAATATTTTAAAATAATTTTTCAGGATTATTCAAATATTCTTCTAATTTTTCATAAAACAATTTAAAATGCCAACCAAAAATGAAAACAGGACTAGCAGTTAATGAAACAGGAATTTTATCATCAACCAGTTTCCCCCAACTAATCACCGGCATTATCTGATTTGGACTTGCAATAATATTAGTCATTGAATCAAAATCAATCCAAGGAATGCAAGATAAATTAGCAATTGGCTCTTCATCTCTTTTCATTGGCTCGACCAGATATTGATTATCTTCAATATTATCTTTCTTATTTTCAACATATTCATTCCATTGAAAAATATTTTCAAATTCACTTGCAGGTTCCATTTCAATTTCACGAATAGTATAATCATTCTGCATTATTGGCGATACGGCATTTATCTTTTCATATTCCATTATTAGGATTGATAGGATTCGTATTTAGTGCAATATTAGGCGGATTTTTAGTAATTGAATATATGTTAGAAAGAGATTAATCATCGAATAATAGTGCACTCGACTTTTTAAATATTATTTTCATCCAAATATGGATAATCTGATTATCTTTAGAGTTTACCTAAAAAAATAAAAAAAAGAAAATGGTCATTCCCTTTCTTTTTTAAGGGCTTCGACCATGTCAATGTTTTTGAGTTTGTTGGCAAGCAACAGATTAACAATTGCAGATACGACAATTGTTATTACAAAGCTTATTGCTATAGTGGTTAAGGAATAATTTGTCGGATAATACAGCTTGTCAGTATTGCTCCTGATGGATTCAAGAACATAATATCCTGTCGGAATTCCAATTAAAAAACCGACCAGAGATATTCCCAAATACTGTGTAATGAACAGTTTTCTCAAATCACTTAACGGGAATCCTAAAACTTTCAGTGTTGCCATATCCCTTTCCACCTCAGTGAAACCTAAAAGACCTAAACTGTACAATACAACAACCGCCAATAGGACTGCAAATATCACCAGAATTATAATGAGGAGATTTGCAGTTTGTGTGAGCTTATCCCAACTGTTTGTCAAGTCCTTATGATTGTTGACACTTCCAACACCATCTAATTTATCAGTAACCTTTTCCTTTGTAACAATTTCTGTCGGTTTAAATGAAATATTGTTTTTTTCCGCAAAATCGGATGATATTGTAATTCCTTGAACTGAAGGATCACCATAAATGGCATCGACTGTGGAGTTTATCCAAGTTTCATTACCATATAAATGCCATTCTATCTTATCGCCAACGCTTAGACCAAATATTTCAGCAGTTTTTTGTGAAATGGAAACCCCATCGTTTGGCAATGTCATTTCATGCCTATCTTTATCGGTTGGGGTGATTAATCGGGTTTTATCATGAACCGTCAGCACTTGCGTCTTTTTAATATCATTGGCCTTGATTTGAATAGATTTTGTCATGACTGGAGATCCGTTTACATCGTCAATTATTGAATCTATTTGTGACTGTGAAACATTATCCTGGAGAACCAATTGTGTTTCATAGTGGTTGATGTCATCATATTTCCAGGTTTTCAAGTCATTGACCCCATCATGCATACCGAATGCTGAGATGAGAAGCACAGTACAACCAATGACCCCGAATAATGTAATGACCGCTCTTAATTTATTTCTGTTAATGTCTCTGATATTCCATCTAAAGTTAAATCCTAATTTGTTCCATATCCTTGTATTTTCAATGAATCCCATTTTGCTTATTTTAGGAGGCTTTGCCTTCAAAGTTGCTGACGGAGATTCACGAATAATGTTTGCAACTGCAAAGTATGAGCATAACAGTGAACCTAAAACGATTAAAAGAGCCACATAAATGAAACTCATATTGAATCCCGGATCCCAGCAAGGCAGGGTGTAATATGACTGCATAGTGTCAACAAAAATGTATGGTATCGTATTATGACCGATTATTATACCCAGTACGCTACCAATCAATGTCAGATAAAAACCATAGGATAAATAATGGATAAACAATGGCCTGTTTTCAAAACCTATTGCCTTTAAGGTTCCAATCTGTGTTCTTTGACGATTAACTATACGTGTCATTGTAGTTAATAGAATCAGAAGTGCAACAACAACGAAAATGATTGGAAACATGACTGCCAAAACGATGTGCTGTTTGATTTCGTCCTGTATTTGATTGTCACTGGCACTGTCTTCTCTAGACATAAATGATGCGCCTTTTATAATGTCATCATATCCCTTATCCTCAAGCATTTCACGTGTCTGATTATAATAGTCCTGATTGCTGACATTGGTTGTCATTAACAGCTTATTGTGAGGCATGTCCGGAGTTGGATATGCCTTATCTGACAGATATCCGAATCCCTGATATTTGAAATCTGAAATCAAACCGTTTTCCGGTTCCTCATAGACATAATCCGGAGAATATCCAAGTCCACGGATTGTCTTGTTTATTGTAATTCCATTGAAGTTTAGGGATATATTGTCCCCAACAGTCAAATTCTTCGCTTCAGCAAATCTTCCATCTAACCAAATGCCATCTTCATCACTGAAGTTAATGTTACTCCCTTCAACAGGATAATATTGGGAGATATTGTTTTTCTCTAAAAAATGCAGGGTTACTGCGGGCTCATCCTCCAAGTCGGCAATTGACTTTACAACAAACTGGGTTTCAATGCCCGTTGTCGAATTCATATCCTGAAAGTCCTTGACAACACTATCATTGAAATTGCTTCCGAGGGCATAGGCATCGGCCATGTTTGTTTCCTCATAATAATTATTGAGGTTATCCTGCAGGCCCTGAACTTCAGATCCTATTCCCGCAAACGCAAGCAAGGTGATAAAGGACATTAAAAATATTGCTATAAACTGCATTTTATTTTCCTTAATGTCCCTAAGCATCTTCTTGAATAACATAAAATCACCAGTTTATATCATCCACAGACTGAGGATTTTCATTTTCTTCAATGTATTCAACTTGACCGTTTTTGATATGGATGACCTTGTTTGCGACTTTTGCAAATTCAGCATTGTGTGTTACTATAATAACTGTTGTGTTTTCACGTTCACACAAGTCAATGAGCAATTCTATGATGATTTTTCCAGTGTTGGAATCCAGTGCTCCGGTAGGCTCATCACACAAAAGCATTTTTGGATTTTTGGCTATTGCCCTTGCAATTGATACCCTTTGCTGTTCTCCACCGGACAGCTCTGATGGGAATTTATTAACATGTTTAGATAGTCCAACCTTAGCCAGAATCTCTTTTCCATCAATGCCTTCATCAACTATATCATTTAATATCTCAATGTTTTCACATGCAGTTAAATTTGGAATCAAATTATAGAATTGGAATA encodes the following:
- a CDS encoding transglutaminase family protein, which gives rise to MEEYLMETPSIDYMNPLFQDKVRELMNQSEDNLDYIKRCYIFVRDEISHSWDIKTDVVSRTASEVLENKTGICWTKSCLLAALLRANQIPSGISYQLLTRADDASEGYMIHALNTVYLKDLDKWIRLDARGNKKNINAFFSLNEERLAYTIRSELGEIDYHDNHADLDERLVNILMQSADILELTTDFEF
- a CDS encoding CatA-like O-acetyltransferase, which gives rise to MEYEKINAVSPIMQNDYTIREIEMEPASEFENIFQWNEYVENKKDNIEDNQYLVEPMKRDEEPIANLSCIPWIDFDSMTNIIASPNQIMPVISWGKLVDDKIPVSLTASPVFIFGWHFKLFYEKLEEYLNNPEKLF
- a CDS encoding ABC transporter permease; protein product: MLFKKMLRDIKENKMQFIAIFLMSFITLLAFAGIGSEVQGLQDNLNNYYEETNMADAYALGSNFNDSVVKDFQDMNSTTGIETQFVVKSIADLEDEPAVTLHFLEKNNISQYYPVEGSNINFSDEDGIWLDGRFAEAKNLTVGDNISLNFNGITINKTIRGLGYSPDYVYEEPENGLISDFKYQGFGYLSDKAYPTPDMPHNKLLMTTNVSNQDYYNQTREMLEDKGYDDIIKGASFMSREDSASDNQIQDEIKQHIVLAVMFPIIFVVVALLILLTTMTRIVNRQRTQIGTLKAIGFENRPLFIHYLSYGFYLTLIGSVLGIIIGHNTIPYIFVDTMQSYYTLPCWDPGFNMSFIYVALLIVLGSLLCSYFAVANIIRESPSATLKAKPPKISKMGFIENTRIWNKLGFNFRWNIRDINRNKLRAVITLFGVIGCTVLLISAFGMHDGVNDLKTWKYDDINHYETQLVLQDNVSQSQIDSIIDDVNGSPVMTKSIQIKANDIKKTQVLTVHDKTRLITPTDKDRHEMTLPNDGVSISQKTAEIFGLSVGDKIEWHLYGNETWINSTVDAIYGDPSVQGITISSDFAEKNNISFKPTEIVTKEKVTDKLDGVGSVNNHKDLTNSWDKLTQTANLLIIILVIFAVLLAVVVLYSLGLLGFTEVERDMATLKVLGFPLSDLRKLFITQYLGISLVGFLIGIPTGYYVLESIRSNTDKLYYPTNYSLTTIAISFVITIVVSAIVNLLLANKLKNIDMVEALKKERE
- a CDS encoding ABC transporter ATP-binding protein, which translates into the protein MSTLIELKNVYKEYQTGNQILKAANNLNFTIDKGELVVILGPSGSGKSTLLNLLGGLDKATSGEIIIDNENITSFSDKKLTRYRAKEIGFIFQFYNLIPNLTACENIEILNDIVDEGIDGKEILAKVGLSKHVNKFPSELSGGEQQRVSIARAIAKNPKMLLCDEPTGALDSNTGKIIIELLIDLCERENTTVIIVTHNAEFAKVANKVIHIKNGQVEYIEENENPQSVDDINW